The Desulfonatronum thiosulfatophilum genome segment CCTGCTGCACGGCCTTGTCCCGCTGTTCCGAGCCATATTTTCTCAATACATCTCCCAACTCCCGCATCTCTCGGCGCACATCCTCGAACGACGCCTCATCCGGCCCGGCATCGGCCCAGGCGGTTGGAGCAACCAAGGCCAATCCCAAGGCAACCCATAAAAACAATGTCCCACACAAAATTCGTCGCAATCCCATATTAACCCCTCTTTGCAAGGTTCAAACTATCAAACATCGCAATCGAAATCGAAATCGAAATCGAAATCGAAATCGAAATCGAAATCAATTATCAATTCAGGTGTTGCTGCCAAGTCAACATATATCACAACTTATATCGAATAATGCCGTTTCATCCACTTCTGCCCGTAGCACCTCTGTTTCGATTGCGATTGCGATTTCGATAAGAAGTGCGGTTCGAGCGTTGATCAGGCTGGGACGATCATGGTCATCCCACGCGCATCTGGGCCAGGGAGGCAATTGCATCGCCGTCGCTGATGTCCGGCTTGATGTTCAGTTCCAGGGTGGTCACGCCGTTGAGATCGATATAAATGTTCTCGGTTTCATAGTGCATGCCGCTGGGACTGAAGTTCCACTGCTGGCGGACGATGTCCTTGTAGGTTTGCCCGTTGTCCGGGGACCAGCGCAGCACGAATTCGTGGGTGCGCTCCACCTGGGCCTCCTCGAAATGGATCCAGATCCGGCGTATGGTCCGGGGTTCGGCAAACATGATCCGGATGGTCTGTTCACCCGGTTGGCCCGCGCGCCATCCGGATGGATTTCCCGGCAAAAGGGCGTGCTCGATAGGATGATTCGGATCCTCGGAGCTGATTTCCACCTCCGCCGCTGTCTCCAGGTCCATCCAGTCGCCCTCCGGCCCGCTGTCCGCTTCCACATTGGTTGGGACTATTCGTTTCTTCATCAGCTATCACTCCTTTGCCCATTCAAGGGGTTGATTGATTAAACCAGCGTCTTGCCATTCTGAAATATGGAGTCCATCATTCGGTTTCGATGCCCCAAACGTGATCCTCGCTTCTACTCTTTGCGCTTCCCGGACATGGCCTCGCTATAGCCTTTCTTCAAAGCTTCCCAGGAGGTATCGATTCCTTTCCTGAATTCCGCCCATGCCGGTTCACCGGCCTTTTGCAGCGCGGCGATCTTTTCCTCCACCTCCTTGCGCTTGGTGCGCAACATCTTGATCTGATCGGCGTATTCGATCTCCTTTTCCTCCTTGACCAGTCTGGCCTTGGCCGTCAGCCTGTCGATGTCGATATTCCACTCATCGAGTTTCGCCTTCAACATTCGAATATACTCATCCCGCTTATCCAGCACGCCATTACTCCTTTCAAGCAGTTAATTCTAAATTGCGTTCGATTTACAACGTATCCAGTTCATACTCGAAATCGTAATCGTAATCGGAATCGAAATCGCAATCGAAAAACAATAAATCATGAAACTATGCGATTCCGATTTCGATTTCGATTGCGATTTCGAGTACTGACAAATATGCCAAGTTGAACCAAACATCTTGTTCAGCATCGTCCATCACCGATGCCACAATACCGTCATCTTGACCTGCCGACAAAAATAAGTCAATTTGTATGGCATGTTGGCACACAGAGCCACAAACAGTTTGATGGCGCAATATTGCTTCAAACATAACAGTGACGTTAGTCGCGCTGAACGAACAGTATATGTCCCGATTCATCATGCCCCACCAAATGCACGCCTTCCATGGCGACTACCGCCACGTCGGCGTGGAAATGGAGATGGGCGGACTGCAGCTCTCGGAAATCGCCCGGGCCGTAACGGACGTCTTCGGTGGTACGGCGATCTCTAGAAGTTCGTTCGAGATCGACATCGAGAATGCACGGCACGGGTCATTTCGCGTGGAGCTCGACGCCAGCCTGCTCAAGGACCACGAGTACCGGCGCTACCTGGCCCTGATCGGCATCGATCAGGACGACCCTCAAACCCAACACCGCATCGACGATCTCCTCGTCAGGCTGGCCGGAACCGTTGTTCCCAGCGAAGTGATCGCTCCCCCTGTTCGCATCGCGGCTCTGGAGGAAATGGACAACCTGCGGCTTTGCCTGCATCAGGCCGGAGCCAAGGGCACGCGCGCGGCATTGGTCTATGCCTTTGCCGTGCAGTTCAACGTGGAGGCGGCCGAACTGAAGGCCGGTTATCTGCTGGACATTCTGCGGGCCTTTGTTCTGCTGTATGAAAGTGGGTCCACGCAAGAACGAATCGACATCTCGCGCAAGATTCTGCCCTTCATTCGCGCTTTCCCCGGAGACTACGTGCGCGCCATTCTGGCGGAGAACTACAACCCGGACATGACGGAACTGATCCGGGACTACCTGCGGCACAACGCCACGCGCAACCGACCGCTGGACATGCTTCCGCTGTTCGCCCACCTCAACCGTGACCAGGTCATGGCCGCGGATGTGGAAACCCACCTGATCAAACCCCGTCCTACGTTCCACTATCGCCTGCCCAACTGCCGGATCGACGAGCCGGACTGGTCCCTGGCCCAGCCCTGGAACGACTGGGTTCTGGTGGAGCATCTGGCCGCGGACAAGGAGCGACTGCGCGAACACAGCCGGGCATATCTTGAAAATCCCCTGGAGGTGGTTGCGGCAAGGATCGATGACTGGGCGGACAAAGTGAGGAAATGGATAAAAAAATGAACAAAACCCGCCCCCTGATCGGCATTACCGGCCCGGATCATGGCGGCCTGGCCGCCTGGTGGTTCACCCGCTTGGCAGTGTTTCGAGCCGGCGGGCACAGCGTGCGGATCACGCCGCAACGGCCCGCGTCCATCGACCGGCTGGACGGTCTGATTATCGGTGGAGGCGCTGACGTGGCCCCGGATCTGTATGGCGAGGAACTCCTGCCGCCCACGGAGGAAATGGCCGTGGGCGAACGGGGCTGGTTTCGCCGCGCTCTGGCCGTATTGGCCTTCCCGCTCATGTTCCTGGCCCGCCGGCTCCTAACCACCCGCAATCCTGGTTTGAACACGGAGCGTGATGAACTGGAGCAGAACCTGCTCCGAAAGGCCCTGGACCGGAACCTGCCGGTGCTGGGCATCTGTCGGGGAGCGCAACTGATCAACGTGACAGCGGGCGGGAGCCTGCATCAGCATCTGGCGGGATTCTACCAGGAAACGCCGAACATCCGCAGCCTGCTGCCGCGCAAAACCGTTCAGGTGGCAGACGGCTCCCGTCTGGCCCTGATCCTGAAATGCGCCGTTTGCCGCGTCAACGCCCTGCACGACCAGGCCATCGACCGACTTGGCGCCGCCGTGCGCGTGGTCGCTTCGGAAGCCAACGGCGTGGTTCAGGCCGTTGAACTGACCGACAAGGACTTTGTGATCGGGGTCCAGTGGCATCCGGAATACCTGCCCCACCACCGCCGCCACCAGCGCCTGTTCCGGGCCCTGGTGGATAAGGCGAGGCAAAATCCGTCTCCCAACTGATCGAACCCTTTCCCTACCGCACCGTATGCAGAAAATGCAGGTGCTTCTCGTACTGGTCCACCACATCCGTGATGATCTGGTCCTTGGTCCAGCCCATCAGGTCGTAGTCCTGCCCGCCCTCGCTGAGGTGCACTTCCGCCCGATAGAATCGCAGCTGCTCGTCGCGGCGTTTCCTGGTGTCGCGCATGGCGAACGCCGGCGGGCTGTAGATTCGAGGCCGAACGGAGTAGAAGAAATCGATCTCGGCTCCATGGAGCACCTCCAGCCAGACTCGGCCGTCCTCGCCCTCCTCCGCCCGGACCGTGATATTGCGTCGCAGAAATTCGTCCGCAACCTCCAGAAGCGCCGGCTTGGCCGTATTATGAATGAATTCCAGAACCTCGTTCTTGGTGGGATTGTGCAGCAACGCGGCCAGACGCTTCTGCCAGGATATGGGCTTGCCGCCGACCTGGGGCATCAGCACGGCGCTGCGCAGGCTGGTCCGTTTGGCTCCCTCAAGACGCAAGGCCCGCAACAATCCCCAGCACATCAAGAGCATGATCGCCGTGAACGGCAGGGCGCCGGCAATGGAAGCGGTCTGCAACGCGCCCAGTCCGCCTGCCAGCAGCAAGGCCGCGGCCACAAGGCCTTCGCTCAGTGCCCAGAAGATGCGCTGCCAGACCGGAGCGTCCTCTTCCCCGCCCGAGGCGAGCATGTCGATGACCAGGGAACCGGAGTCCGACGAGGTCACGAAGAACGTGACCACCAGGATCGTTGCGATCAGGGACATCAGGGTGGACAGCGGCAGGTGCTCGAAAAACTCGAACAGGGCCATGGTCGTGTCTGCGGCCACGGCTGTGCCCAGTTCGGTGATGCCCTGGACCATGATCATGTGCAGGGCCGTGTTTCCGAAAAACGTCATCCACATGAAAGTGAACCCCACCGGCACCAGCAGTACGCCCAGCACGAATTCCCGGATGGTCCGGCCCCGGGAGACCCGGGCGATGAACATGCCCACGAACGGCGCCCAGGCGATCCACCATCCCCAGTAGAACAGGGTCCAGCCGCCGATCCAGCCCGTGGGTTCGTAGGCGTACATGTTGAACGTCTTGGAGACGATGTCCGAGGCATAGGCCCCGATGTTCTGGGTCAGGGCCTGAAGCAGATAGACCGTGGGGCCGGTGATCAGGACGAACGCCAGCAGGCCCACGGCCAGAATCATGTTCAATTCCGAAATCCGGCGAATGCCGCCGTCCAGTCCAAGGACCACGGATACGGTGGCGATAATGGTTATTCCCGTGATCAGGGCGATCTGCACGCCGATGGTATTGGGAACGCCGAACAGGTATTCCAGGCCGGAATTGACCTGCATGGCGCCGAATCCCAGGGACGTGGCCACGCCGAACATGGTGCCCAGGATGGCGAAGATGTCCACGGCATGACCGATGGGACCATGGATGCGCTCGCCGATCAAAGGATAGAACGCGGAACGGATGGTCAGGGGCAGGTCGTGGCGATAGGAGAAATAGGCCAGGGAAATGGCGATCACCGCATAGATGGCCCAGGCATGAACGCCCCAGTGGAAGAAGGTGATCTTCATGGCCTCCCGGGCCGCCGCCACGGTTGCCGGCTCCCCCACTGGAGGCGTCATGTAATGCATCACCGGCTCGGCAACGCCGAAAAACATCAGGCCGATGCCCATGCCCGCTGAAAAAAGCATGGCGAACCATGAAAGATAGCTGTACCCCGGTTCGCTGTGATCCGGGCCGAGCTTGATCCGTCCGTAGCCGGACAGGGCCAGAAGGACCACGAAGATCAGAAAGACGGCAACGGAGAGCACGTAGAACCAGCCCGCGGCATGAACGATCCACCCTTGCACGCTGCCGAACACCGTCCCGGCCCGTTCCGGAGCAATCATGGCGAAGACGACAAAGAACAGGATCAACCCTGCCGCACCGAAAAAGACCGGCGGATTGATCTGGACTCGGGGCTTTGTTTCGGGAATCTCAGGTGTGGCGTTCATCGGCTTTCCTCCTTGGCTGACGTCGTCCGGTCCGAAACCACCGCTTCCTCCCTGCGGACGATGCCGCGCAGCAGCCTGCCCAGGATGTCCGAACCGGTGATGACGTGCTTTTCCTCCCCCCAATAGAGAATGATGTCCCTGTCCACCACGTCGTCGTCCGGACGTTCGGCATGAACCTTCAGCCTGGGGATGACCGAACCCAGGCTGGTCATGGGGTCGCGCACGATGATGGGCCGATGGCAGTGGACCAGGGGATTGAACTGGCGCGGATTGAAAAAGGCTTCCCGCAGGAAACCGCTCGCATCCACAGCCAGCCGGGGTTCGCCTTCCAGATCCACAAGGATGACCCAGGTCTTTTTCGAACTCTGAAGCAGTTTCAGGAAGGGATCGGACCTGGAAGGCTTGATCCGCGGAAAAACCGGCATCTCGCCCTCGAACTTCATGGTCAGGATGCTGCGCGGGTCCACCACCTCCCCTTCGGCGGCCACGGGCAGATCGTCCAGGGCCAGGAAGTTCAAACTGCCCTTGCCTTCAACCTTGTCGATCTCCGTGGAAGCGGAGTTCATGTGCATCTTGATCAGTTCCCGCAGGTCCTGTTCCCGAAAAAAGCCGATGCCCTCCGGCCCCAGCCACCTGTCCAGGATCAATGCCGTGGGTTTGGCCACGGGATACAGGACGATCTGGTACAGCCGAATCACCGGTGCCAGCAAGGAACCCATCTTCAGGGCGTTTCGCGAAAAATACGCCTGGGGCATGATTTCTCCGCAGATGGTGATCAGCACCGTGGAGAACAGGAATGCAGCCACCCCGGCGAGCACGGAGTTGGAGAGCAGAGCCAGAAGCACGTTCACTCCCACGTTGGCCCACAGGATGGTCACCAGCAGGAGGTTGGAATCCCGGCGCAGAGCCAGAATCCGTCGGGCATGGGGGTTGTTCCGGAAAGCCTCCATCTCCAGGTGCAGCTTGCTCACCGAAAAAAAGGCCAAATTCAGGCCGGAAAGCATGGCGGATTGCGTCAGACAGGCAAGAATCCCGATCCAGGTCAGAAGAGTCATGGAATTGAGGTTAAATCACGGCGGGATATGGAGCAACAGGCAAAACCAAGCCCGCTTCGCGGATAATCAGAATACGTCCTGGAAGAGTGCCACGATTGGCTCTTGGCACCGGGAAGAGAGTTCGGATCGTGGAAAAGGAAGTGGTTTTACTCGTGGTCATCAGCAGAAATGGCGTCTCAGCGCAAAGCCACTCCCCACCATCACCCAGAGTTTTCCGCGGCTGTCAGCTTTGCGCTTGGCTCTTCTTGTTCGCGCCAAGCGGCTCAATACTTCACGATCCCGCTTTCTGGTCTTGGAAGCCTTCGCGGACAATTCGCGACTGTCCGGTTTGCAGGTCCAGATCATAGATGTTGAAGTTGGTGCGCATGTCCAGCCCCTCGTAGTGGACGGCAAAGTTCAGGGAGGCCGAGCCTTCATCTCCGCTGGTAATCCGATGAAAGACTAACCGCGGCCAGACAAGCATGGCCGGACCGTCAAAAAGAACACTGCCATCCTGGTGAAGAATCCGGCTGGAGGTGACGGTAAAGCTGTGCATGCCGTGATCCCGCAGATAGATGTCCACATGGCGGGTACCATGAAGCACGATCAAGTTGTCGTCCTGGGAAGGATGCATGTACCAGGGGCGGGCCACATCGCCCACCGGTCCCGGAGAAACCGCGCTTTGGGCATGGATGACCCGGTCAATGGCATCGATGCGCGGCAGAAACTCCATGGGCACGTTGTCGAAAAAAACTCCGGGCGTGCGACGAAGCTGTTTCAAGGGTATGATCCGATAAAAATCTGGAATTTCTGCAAATACTGATGATTTCGACATGGAGTTCCTCTTGCTATCATTAGGCAGTTTAGGCATGAGCTGATACCTGGAATGTCGTCAACAGGGAACGTCCGCTCACGGAAAGTGGAAACTCTTCGAGGTAAAGCTCTGTTGCCTCTCGAAGATTATTCAGTGCTTCCTCAACGGTTTCACCTTGCGTTGTCGTGCCGGTTTCCGGGTTCACGGCCACATAACCACCTTCGGGAGCGGGGGTCAGTACGGCTGATAGTTCCATGATATTCTCCTCTGGATGTGGGGGGGAGCGAATGCCTGAGCTCAACCGCACCTAATATAAGCGTGGTTGGAGCGCTTTGTTGGGCATGATGAAGTATGCACGTTTTCGTATGCAGCTACAAGCCCAGCACTTTGTGACCTTCAGGATTGTTTCTATTCCAGGTGTTTTGTTCTTCGAAATATCCCTGGGAGTGGCTCCAATTTAATCGTACCACAAATTTCATATGCGATCCCCCCACAGGACAGGGATGCTCAAAAGGACATGGCTTCCGGAGAGCTGAAACCCGTGCTGGCGGATCAGCTCTTCAATCTTCCATCTTATCCCTTGACTGCCGGATTCTGAGAGCGATAGAACATTAATAACTCTTAATGAACTCTCAGCCAAGGAACACGATGTCTCCGAGCAAAAAAAACAAGGCCAAGCCGATCAAGTCCGCCAGCCAAGAGTTGGCGGCTTCAAGTTCTGCTGAAGCGCCGCAACCCGCTGCAGACCCGGCCGCGGGCTTCCCCATCGTAGGCATCGGGGCTTCGGCTGGAGGCCTGGCCGCCTTCGAGGCCTTCTTCTCCGGCATGCCTGAGGATACCGACCCCAACATGGCTTTTGTCCTGGTCCAGCATCTGGCCCCGGACCACAAGAGCATGCTCACGGAACTGATCCGGCGCTACACCAGGATGAAGGTCTTCGAGGTTGAGGACGGAATGCAGGTCCGTCCCAACTGCATCTACATCATCCCCCCGAACCGGGACATGGCCTTCCTGAACAGCACCCTCCAGTTGCTGGAACCCAACGCCCCGCGCGGCCATCGCCTGCCCATCGACTTCTTCTTCCGCTCCCTGGCCCAGGACCAGCGCGAACGGGCCATCGGCATCGTGCTTTCCGGCACGGGCAGCGACGGTACCCTTGGCGTGCGGGATATCAAGGGCGAGGGTGGCATGGCCATGGCCCAGAACCCGGCCTCCACCGAATACGACGGCATGCCGCGCAGCGCCTTGGCCACGGGGTTGGTGGATTTCGAGCTGCCTCCGGCGGAGATGCCGGCCCAGCTTATCGCCTACGTGACCCATGCCTTCGGCAGGCCACCCAAGCGCCGGGCCGCTCCCTCGACCAAGTCCGAGAATGAGTTGAAAAAAATCTTTGTCCTGCTGCGCAACCAGACCGGGCACGACTTTTCCCAGTACAAGCCATCCACTGTATTGCGGCGCATCGAGCGGCGCATGGCCGTTCATCAGATCGAAACCATAAGTGGATACGTCCGATTCATGCAGCAAACGCCGGAAGAGGTAAAAAGCCTGTTCCGCGACCTGCTCATCGGGGTGACCAGTTTCTTCCGTGATCCTGAGGCATTCAAGGCCCTGGAGAAGCAGG includes the following:
- a CDS encoding amidoligase family protein; the protein is MSRFIMPHQMHAFHGDYRHVGVEMEMGGLQLSEIARAVTDVFGGTAISRSSFEIDIENARHGSFRVELDASLLKDHEYRRYLALIGIDQDDPQTQHRIDDLLVRLAGTVVPSEVIAPPVRIAALEEMDNLRLCLHQAGAKGTRAALVYAFAVQFNVEAAELKAGYLLDILRAFVLLYESGSTQERIDISRKILPFIRAFPGDYVRAILAENYNPDMTELIRDYLRHNATRNRPLDMLPLFAHLNRDQVMAADVETHLIKPRPTFHYRLPNCRIDEPDWSLAQPWNDWVLVEHLAADKERLREHSRAYLENPLEVVAARIDDWADKVRKWIKK
- a CDS encoding DUF21 domain-containing protein — its product is MTLLTWIGILACLTQSAMLSGLNLAFFSVSKLHLEMEAFRNNPHARRILALRRDSNLLLVTILWANVGVNVLLALLSNSVLAGVAAFLFSTVLITICGEIMPQAYFSRNALKMGSLLAPVIRLYQIVLYPVAKPTALILDRWLGPEGIGFFREQDLRELIKMHMNSASTEIDKVEGKGSLNFLALDDLPVAAEGEVVDPRSILTMKFEGEMPVFPRIKPSRSDPFLKLLQSSKKTWVILVDLEGEPRLAVDASGFLREAFFNPRQFNPLVHCHRPIIVRDPMTSLGSVIPRLKVHAERPDDDVVDRDIILYWGEEKHVITGSDILGRLLRGIVRREEAVVSDRTTSAKEESR
- a CDS encoding BCCT family transporter gives rise to the protein MNATPEIPETKPRVQINPPVFFGAAGLILFFVVFAMIAPERAGTVFGSVQGWIVHAAGWFYVLSVAVFLIFVVLLALSGYGRIKLGPDHSEPGYSYLSWFAMLFSAGMGIGLMFFGVAEPVMHYMTPPVGEPATVAAAREAMKITFFHWGVHAWAIYAVIAISLAYFSYRHDLPLTIRSAFYPLIGERIHGPIGHAVDIFAILGTMFGVATSLGFGAMQVNSGLEYLFGVPNTIGVQIALITGITIIATVSVVLGLDGGIRRISELNMILAVGLLAFVLITGPTVYLLQALTQNIGAYASDIVSKTFNMYAYEPTGWIGGWTLFYWGWWIAWAPFVGMFIARVSRGRTIREFVLGVLLVPVGFTFMWMTFFGNTALHMIMVQGITELGTAVAADTTMALFEFFEHLPLSTLMSLIATILVVTFFVTSSDSGSLVIDMLASGGEEDAPVWQRIFWALSEGLVAAALLLAGGLGALQTASIAGALPFTAIMLLMCWGLLRALRLEGAKRTSLRSAVLMPQVGGKPISWQKRLAALLHNPTKNEVLEFIHNTAKPALLEVADEFLRRNITVRAEEGEDGRVWLEVLHGAEIDFFYSVRPRIYSPPAFAMRDTRKRRDEQLRFYRAEVHLSEGGQDYDLMGWTKDQIITDVVDQYEKHLHFLHTVR
- a CDS encoding discoidin domain-containing protein, which produces MKKRIVPTNVEADSGPEGDWMDLETAAEVEISSEDPNHPIEHALLPGNPSGWRAGQPGEQTIRIMFAEPRTIRRIWIHFEEAQVERTHEFVLRWSPDNGQTYKDIVRQQWNFSPSGMHYETENIYIDLNGVTTLELNIKPDISDGDAIASLAQMRVG
- a CDS encoding HicB family protein, whose amino-acid sequence is MELSAVLTPAPEGGYVAVNPETGTTTQGETVEEALNNLREATELYLEEFPLSVSGRSLLTTFQVSAHA
- a CDS encoding gamma-glutamyl-gamma-aminobutyrate hydrolase family protein codes for the protein MNKTRPLIGITGPDHGGLAAWWFTRLAVFRAGGHSVRITPQRPASIDRLDGLIIGGGADVAPDLYGEELLPPTEEMAVGERGWFRRALAVLAFPLMFLARRLLTTRNPGLNTERDELEQNLLRKALDRNLPVLGICRGAQLINVTAGGSLHQHLAGFYQETPNIRSLLPRKTVQVADGSRLALILKCAVCRVNALHDQAIDRLGAAVRVVASEANGVVQAVELTDKDFVIGVQWHPEYLPHHRRHQRLFRALVDKARQNPSPN